In Littorina saxatilis isolate snail1 linkage group LG8, US_GU_Lsax_2.0, whole genome shotgun sequence, a single genomic region encodes these proteins:
- the LOC138972373 gene encoding uncharacterized protein, which translates to MSLYPLLEKHSEATFRCYLVVNMTKVSESLRGTYRFGKVGAPHYEKPLRQRYEYTTTSLLTFLLGFIGFIVAFGASIFYFLNKKYRCFARKTGVPTELLEEEKELAELEEQFNEALQADTKLHAAARASPFSGPLSSGVDDPSVAESSVVEDSSVVESSAYESSVMEMSST; encoded by the exons ATGTCTCTCTACCCGCTACTAGAGAAGCACAGCGAGGCCACGTTCCGCTGTTATCTGGTTGTGAACATGACGAAAGTGAGTGAAAGCCTGCGCGGGACATACCGCTTTGGGAAAGTCGGGGCGCCGCACTACGAAAAGCCAC TGAGACAGAGGTATGAGTACACGACGACGTCATTGCTGACGTTCTTACTCGGATTCATTGGCTTCATCGTTGCTTTCGGCGCTTCCATCTTCTACTTCCTCAACAAGAAGTATCGCTGCTTCGCCAGGA aaACGGGTGTGCCAACAGA ACTGctagaggaagagaaagagctGGCGGAGCTGGAGGAGCAGTTCAACGAGGCTCTGCAGGCCGACACCAAGCTACACGCCGCTGCCAGAGCATCCCCCTTCTCTGGTCCCCTCTCCAGCGGTGTCGATGATCCAAGTGTGGCGGAAAGCTCTGTTGTGGAAGATAGCTCTGTGGTGGAAAGCTCGGCGTATGAGAGCTCTGTGATGGAAATGTCCTCCACCTAA
- the LOC138974375 gene encoding uncharacterized protein, producing the protein MPLRIATTTITTTTITTTTTTTTTTPTTTHGCADGQYGALCQDTCGNCAKNLTCNITSGHCLACLDGWVPPLCNQESPVESKPVSVLIGVGVGAPISWAFIATVVQVWQVLGNAGWLPFVFFGKKEEEKEGNGEESENEESEDDECPICTRFIRCMFCGGCGICMLSCVFCITRGKLMSERFTWRKDNIDADDVEAEKSISDVIITEPLAEPQDPQVSIASIEDIPPQESDVHHKEFTDKYFASASWLADPFKTSSHTIADQYTLIHRHGSHNTGLDMNTEKNTKNYDTFKTDENVRYQPQDLSQANIDNVHQGSNTSLQQDGKQNERQDLFSKLQNVSEANRQISRSRHGFSSSQNISLHDRTDDHNRPVETIEARKGSIGKLVEDKTQVDPSQPKSNNSDDDSETTIPIHTV; encoded by the exons CACACG GTTGTGCGGACGGACAGTACGGGGCACTGTGTCAAGACACTTGCGGGAATTGTGCCAAGAACCTAACCTGCAATATCACCTCTGGACACTGCCTGGCCTGTCTGGACGGCTGGGTTCCTCCACTCTGCAATCAAG AGTCCCCAGTAGAGAGCAAGCCTGTCAGTGTGTTGATTGGTGTGGGTGTCGGAGCCCCCATCTCCTGGGCATTCATCGCCACTGTCGTCCAGGTGTGGCAGGTCCTTGGCAACGCCGGATGGCTGCCCTTTGTTTTCTTCGgcaagaaggaagaagagaaggagggGAATGGTGAGGAGTCAGAAAATGAGGAGTCAGAAGACGATGAGTGTCCAATATGCACTCGCTTTATCAGGTGTATGTTCTGCGGAGGCTGTGGGATCTGTATGTTGAGCTGCGTGTTCTGTATCACACGCGGAAAGCTGATGTCCGAACGGTTTACCTGGCGCAAGGACAACATCGATGCAGACGACGTAGAAGCAGAGAAATCCATTTCAGATGTAATCATTACAGAGCCCCTTGCAGAGCCTCAGGACCCGCAGGTATCGATCGCTTCGATCGAAGACATACCACCACAAGAGTCCGATGTACATCATAAAGAGTTCACAGATAAATATTTCGCCTCAGCAAGCTGGCTGGCGGACCCCTTCAAAACCTCCTCGCACACGATAGCTGACCAGTACACATTAATACACAGACATGGATCACACAACACTGGTTTGGATAtgaatacagaaaaaaacacaaaaaattaTGACACGTTCAAAACAGATGAGAACGTGAGATATCAGCCTCAAGACCTGTCTCAAGCAAATATAGATAACGTCCATCAAGGCTCAAACACGTCCTTGCAGCAAGACGGCAAACAGAATGAAAGGCAAGACCTTTTTAGTAAGCTGCAAAATGTTTCTGAAGCAAATCGACAGATCAGTAGAAGCCGACACGGTTTTAGTAGTTCTCAGAACATTTCACTTCACGACAGGACAGATGACCACAACCGTCCTGTGGAAACCATAGAAGCTCGGAAAGGAAGTATCGGAAAACTTGTCGAGGATAAAACGCAGGTCGACCCCTCTCAGCCAAAGTCAAACAATTCAGACGATGATTCAGAAACTACGATACCAATACATACAGTCTGA